The following proteins are encoded in a genomic region of Takifugu flavidus isolate HTHZ2018 chromosome 3, ASM371156v2, whole genome shotgun sequence:
- the LOC130522564 gene encoding endophilin-A1-like, producing the protein MSVAGLKKQFHKATQKVSEKVGGAEGTKLDDDFREMEKKVDVTSRAVLDIMTKTTEYLQPNPASRAKLSMINTMSKIRGQEKGPGYPQAETVLGDTMLKFGRELGEDSSFGSALIEASEAMKELGEVKDALDMEVKQNFIDPLQNLHDKDLKEIQHHLKKMEGRRLDFDYKKKRQGKVQDEEIKQALEKFDESKEIAEQSMFNLLESDIEQVSQLAALVQAQLEYHRRSAEILQQLSSKMEDRIKEASCKPRKEFTPKPRMTLELLPPSESHNGGIHSAKSPGRSPAPMDQPCCRALYDFEPENDGELGFKEGDIITLTNQIDDNWYEGMINGQSGFFPINYVDILVPLPH; encoded by the exons ATGTCTGTCGCGGGGCTGAAGAAGCAGTTCCATAAAGCCACTCAG AAAGTCAGTGAGAAGGtcggaggagcagaaggaaccAAACTGGACGATGATTTCCGAGAAATGGAAAAA AAGGTGGACGTGACCAGCAGAGCGGTGCTGGACATCATGACCAAAACCACAGAATATCTTCAACCAAACCCAG CGTCCAGAGCCAAGCTGAGTATGATCAACACCATGTCAAAGATCCGTGGGCAGGAGAAGGGACCCGGGTACCCGCAGGCCGAGACCGTCCTGGGCGACACCATGTTGAAGTTTGGGAGGGAGCTCGGGGAGGACTCCAGCTTTG GTTCGGCTCTGATCGAAGCCAGCGAGGCGATGAAGGAGCTCGGGGAGGTGAAGGACGCCCTGGACATGGAGGTGAAACAGAACTTCATCGACCCTCTGCAGAACCTCCACGACAAAGACCTGAAAGAGATCCAG CACCATCTGAAGAAGATGGAGGGCCGCCGCCTGGACTTCGACTACAAGAAGAAACGCCAGGGGAAGGTCCAGGATGAGGAGATCAAACAGGCGCTGGAGAAGTTCGACGAGAGCAAAGAGATCGCGGAGCAGAGCATGTTCAACCTGCTGGAGAGTGAC ATTGAACAGGTGAGCCAGTTGGCGGCGCTGGTTCAGGCCCAGTTAGAGTACCACAGACGTTCCGCTGAaatcctccagcagctctccagtaagatggaggacag GATAAAGGAAGCGTCTTGTAAACCCCGGAAGGAGTTTACGCCCAAACCCCGCATgacgctggagctgctgcccccCAGCGAGAGCCACAACGGCGGGATTCACAGCGCCAAGTCGCCCGGGAGATCGCCAG CGCCGATGGACCAGCCCTGCTGCCGAGCGCTCTATGACTTTGAACCCGAGAACGACGGCGAGCTGGGCTTCAAAgagggtgacatcatcacccTCACCAACCAGATCGACGACAACTGGTACGAAGGGATGATCAACGGCCAGTCGGGCTTCTTTCCCATCAACTACGTGGATATCCTGGTGCCCCTCCCTCATTAG
- the LOC130522567 gene encoding myelin-oligodendrocyte glycoprotein-like isoform X2, with the protein MVISRIPLLFSLVAASLVALSRTVPTNDGQPHVVGSPQPIVAASGDSVVLPCHLEPSINVEETVVEWTRQDPSHVTFVHVYRDHVEVMDMKTASYRGRTALFIEELKHGNISLRITEVTEADEGSYRCFIPTLRSPVKDSTVRLVIKPNLRTATEFPGIPPTVDREKASTEAAETAPGRSRLAALVPFVLVVAISVTAAGYFLKFPLPRTCAVQPHHLEVTVMGQ; encoded by the exons ATGGTCATTTCCCGCATCCCGCTCCTCTTTTCGCTTGTGGCCGCCTCACTCGTCGCCTTGAGCCGGACGGTCCCGACTAATGACG GTCAGCCCCACGTGGTCGGGTCTCCTCAGCCCATCGTAGCCGCGTCAGGGGACAGCGTGGTTCTGCCGTGTCACCTGGAGCCGTCTATAAACGTAGAGGAGACAGTGGTGGAGTGGACCAGGCAGGACCCGAGCCATGTCACGTTTGTCCACGTCTACCGGGACCACGTTGAGGTGATGGACATGAAGACGGCGTCCTACCGTGGGAGGACGGCGTTGTTCATCGAGGAGCTGAAACACGGGAACATCTCGCTGAGGATCACGGAGGTGACGGAGGCAGACGAGGGGAGCTACAGGTGCTTCATTCCCACCTTAAGGAGCCCAGTGAAGGACTCAACCGTGCGGCTGGTCATCA AGCCAAACTTGAGGACTGCAACAGAGTTTCCCGGAATTCCTCCAACTGTAGATCGGGAAAAGGCGTCCACAGAAGCAGCTGAGACGGCGCCGGGCCGGTCCCGCCTGGCTGCACTCGTCCCGTTCGTGCTCGTCGTGGCGATCTCCGTCACTGCTGCCGGATATTTCCTGAAATTCCCTCTGCCAAGGACTT GTGCAGTGCAGCCACACCACCTGGAAGTGACCGTCATGGGGCAGTGA
- the LOC130522567 gene encoding myelin-oligodendrocyte glycoprotein-like isoform X1 produces the protein MVISRIPLLFSLVAASLVALSRTVPTNDGQPHVVGSPQPIVAASGDSVVLPCHLEPSINVEETVVEWTRQDPSHVTFVHVYRDHVEVMDMKTASYRGRTALFIEELKHGNISLRITEVTEADEGSYRCFIPTLRSPVKDSTVRLVIKPNLRTATEFPGIPPTVDREKASTEAAETAPGRSRLAALVPFVLVVAISVTAAGYFLKFPLPRTCELMEELQQNSRKFSLILTGHRVLKVQCSHTTWK, from the exons ATGGTCATTTCCCGCATCCCGCTCCTCTTTTCGCTTGTGGCCGCCTCACTCGTCGCCTTGAGCCGGACGGTCCCGACTAATGACG GTCAGCCCCACGTGGTCGGGTCTCCTCAGCCCATCGTAGCCGCGTCAGGGGACAGCGTGGTTCTGCCGTGTCACCTGGAGCCGTCTATAAACGTAGAGGAGACAGTGGTGGAGTGGACCAGGCAGGACCCGAGCCATGTCACGTTTGTCCACGTCTACCGGGACCACGTTGAGGTGATGGACATGAAGACGGCGTCCTACCGTGGGAGGACGGCGTTGTTCATCGAGGAGCTGAAACACGGGAACATCTCGCTGAGGATCACGGAGGTGACGGAGGCAGACGAGGGGAGCTACAGGTGCTTCATTCCCACCTTAAGGAGCCCAGTGAAGGACTCAACCGTGCGGCTGGTCATCA AGCCAAACTTGAGGACTGCAACAGAGTTTCCCGGAATTCCTCCAACTGTAGATCGGGAAAAGGCGTCCACAGAAGCAGCTGAGACGGCGCCGGGCCGGTCCCGCCTGGCTGCACTCGTCCCGTTCGTGCTCGTCGTGGCGATCTCCGTCACTGCTGCCGGATATTTCCTGAAATTCCCTCTGCCAAGGACTTGTGAGTTgatggaggagctccagcagaatTCCAGAAAGTTCTCTTTGATTCTCACTGGTCATCGTGTCTTAAAGGTGCAGTGCAGCCACACCACCTGGAAGTGA
- the LOC130522566 gene encoding low affinity immunoglobulin gamma Fc region receptor II-a-like isoform X2 gives MELTTFCTVVATLQVSPNRSQFFQYDNLFLSCDWPGNSSRWTVMRNTSQHTNQACSNHNRGDEPSYYIAALYESDSGVYWCQSAAGERSHAINITVTRGPVILESPALPVAEGSNVTLRCRAKTPSASTQADFFKDGALVKRSHDGNMTIRSISRAEGGVYKCNTSGAGHSAQSQLTVLARAERSDPPDPRFIRLLLPVVVLALLLVALLLLCTRRNHTDVDEDVPYTDVIFKQEVQPDRIKELDTEATNYSTVKTGGTDRK, from the exons ATGGAGCTCACAACCTTCTGCACTGTTGTCG CCACTCTGCAGGTCAGCCCCAACAGATCCCAGTTCTTCCAGTATGATAACCTATTTCTGAGCTGCGACTGGCCGGGTAACTCATCTCGGTGGACAGTTATGAGGAACACCTCCCAGCACACGAACCAGGCTTGTTCTAACCACAACAGAGGGGACGAACCCAGTTATTACATCGCTGCTCTGTATGAATCGGACTCGGGTGTTTACTGGTGTCAGTCGGCCGCAGGAGAACGCAGCCACGCTATCAACATCACAGTGACCA GAGGTCCGGTGATCCTGGAGAGTCCTGCTCTTCCTGTGGCCGAGGGAAGCAACGTGACTCTGAGGTGCCGAGCGAAGACGCCGTCCGCCAGCACCCAGGCGGACTTCTTCAAAGACGGAGCGTTGGTCAAGAGAAGCCACGATGGGAACATGACCATCCGCAGCATCTccagagctgagggaggagtCTACAAGTGTAACACCTCTGGAGCTGGACACTCAGCGCAGAGTCAGCTGACCGTGCTCGCCAGAG CAGAGCGCAGTGATCCTCCAGACCCCAGGTTCATACGCCTCCTACTTCCTGTGGTGGTTCTGGCTTTGCTGCTGGTcgctctgttgctgctctgcacgAGGAGGAACCACACAG ACGTGGACGAGGACGTTCCCTACACTGACGTcattttcaaacaggaagtgcagcctgACAGGATCAAAG AGCTGGACACTGAAGCCACCAACTACTCCACAGTCAAAACAGGCGGCACCGACCGGAAGTGA
- the LOC130522566 gene encoding low affinity immunoglobulin gamma Fc region receptor II-a-like isoform X1, whose protein sequence is MELTTFCTVVATLQVSPNRSQFFQYDNLFLSCDWPGNSSRWTVMRNTSQHTNQACSNHNRGDEPSYYIAALYESDSGVYWCQSAAGERSHAINITVTRGPVILESPALPVAEGSNVTLRCRAKTPSASTQADFFKDGALVKRSHDGNMTIRSISRAEGGVYKCNTSGAGHSAQSQLTVLARGEDSARYPGTHERSDPPDPRFIRLLLPVVVLALLLVALLLLCTRRNHTDVDEDVPYTDVIFKQEVQPDRIKELDTEATNYSTVKTGGTDRK, encoded by the exons ATGGAGCTCACAACCTTCTGCACTGTTGTCG CCACTCTGCAGGTCAGCCCCAACAGATCCCAGTTCTTCCAGTATGATAACCTATTTCTGAGCTGCGACTGGCCGGGTAACTCATCTCGGTGGACAGTTATGAGGAACACCTCCCAGCACACGAACCAGGCTTGTTCTAACCACAACAGAGGGGACGAACCCAGTTATTACATCGCTGCTCTGTATGAATCGGACTCGGGTGTTTACTGGTGTCAGTCGGCCGCAGGAGAACGCAGCCACGCTATCAACATCACAGTGACCA GAGGTCCGGTGATCCTGGAGAGTCCTGCTCTTCCTGTGGCCGAGGGAAGCAACGTGACTCTGAGGTGCCGAGCGAAGACGCCGTCCGCCAGCACCCAGGCGGACTTCTTCAAAGACGGAGCGTTGGTCAAGAGAAGCCACGATGGGAACATGACCATCCGCAGCATCTccagagctgagggaggagtCTACAAGTGTAACACCTCTGGAGCTGGACACTCAGCGCAGAGTCAGCTGACCGTGCTCGCCAGAGGTGAGGACAGCGCTCGATACCCAGGAACGCACG AGCGCAGTGATCCTCCAGACCCCAGGTTCATACGCCTCCTACTTCCTGTGGTGGTTCTGGCTTTGCTGCTGGTcgctctgttgctgctctgcacgAGGAGGAACCACACAG ACGTGGACGAGGACGTTCCCTACACTGACGTcattttcaaacaggaagtgcagcctgACAGGATCAAAG AGCTGGACACTGAAGCCACCAACTACTCCACAGTCAAAACAGGCGGCACCGACCGGAAGTGA
- the LOC130522566 gene encoding low affinity immunoglobulin gamma Fc region receptor II-a-like isoform X3 — protein MELTTFCTVVATLQVSPNRSQFFQYDNLFLSCDWPGNSSRWTVMRNTSQHTNQACSNHNRGDEPSYYIAALYESDSGVYWCQSAAGERSHAINITVTRGPVILESPALPVAEGSNVTLRCRAKTPSASTQADFFKDGALVKRSHDGNMTIRSISRAEGGVYKCNTSGAGHSAQSQLTVLARERSDPPDPRFIRLLLPVVVLALLLVALLLLCTRRNHTDVDEDVPYTDVIFKQEVQPDRIKELDTEATNYSTVKTGGTDRK, from the exons ATGGAGCTCACAACCTTCTGCACTGTTGTCG CCACTCTGCAGGTCAGCCCCAACAGATCCCAGTTCTTCCAGTATGATAACCTATTTCTGAGCTGCGACTGGCCGGGTAACTCATCTCGGTGGACAGTTATGAGGAACACCTCCCAGCACACGAACCAGGCTTGTTCTAACCACAACAGAGGGGACGAACCCAGTTATTACATCGCTGCTCTGTATGAATCGGACTCGGGTGTTTACTGGTGTCAGTCGGCCGCAGGAGAACGCAGCCACGCTATCAACATCACAGTGACCA GAGGTCCGGTGATCCTGGAGAGTCCTGCTCTTCCTGTGGCCGAGGGAAGCAACGTGACTCTGAGGTGCCGAGCGAAGACGCCGTCCGCCAGCACCCAGGCGGACTTCTTCAAAGACGGAGCGTTGGTCAAGAGAAGCCACGATGGGAACATGACCATCCGCAGCATCTccagagctgagggaggagtCTACAAGTGTAACACCTCTGGAGCTGGACACTCAGCGCAGAGTCAGCTGACCGTGCTCGCCAGAG AGCGCAGTGATCCTCCAGACCCCAGGTTCATACGCCTCCTACTTCCTGTGGTGGTTCTGGCTTTGCTGCTGGTcgctctgttgctgctctgcacgAGGAGGAACCACACAG ACGTGGACGAGGACGTTCCCTACACTGACGTcattttcaaacaggaagtgcagcctgACAGGATCAAAG AGCTGGACACTGAAGCCACCAACTACTCCACAGTCAAAACAGGCGGCACCGACCGGAAGTGA